The DNA sequence CTGAGCGCATCTGCATTCACAATCAACACCAGGACTCTTGGTTAGAGTAGCCAATGGAGACACCTTGCTTAGTACGGGCAAATGTGTGGATGTTCAGTTTCACATGCAGGGTAACAATTATCAcatagatttttatgttttgacttTGGGTGGATGTGATATTGTGTTAGGAGTTCAATGGCTCAGTACCTTGGGGcctattttatgggattttgttCAATTGCGTATGGAATTTAATCTCTTGGGTTCTAAGCATGTTTTACATGGCATTACCCCAACCGAGGTCTCATTAATGGATGGGGATCAGTTTGGAAGGGCTATGAAGCAAGACAAGCGGGGTTTGGTATTATAGCTTCTTCATCCTACGACTTCTAGCATTTCTACTCGAGAAACTGATCCCGTTCTTACAAAATTGCTTGACCAATTTCAGGAAATTTTTCAAGAATCCATGGGACTCCTACCAAACCGTGACCACAGTCACAATATTGTCCTTCATGCTAATTCTAAACCCATTTGTGTTGGTCCATATCGTTATCCCTATTTTCAAAAAACTGAGATCGAAAAACTTATTCATGACATGCTTGCCTCAGGTATTATTCGTCCTAGCCATAGTCATTTTTCTTCTTCGGTTCTTTTAGTTCGTAAACAGGAGGGTAGTTGGCGTCTTTGTGTTGATTATCGAGCTTTAAATAAAGAAACCGTTAAGGCCAAATTTCCAATTCCTATTGTTGATGAACTCCTAGATGAATTGCATGGGGCAACTATTTTCAGCAAGTTAGACTTACGTTCCGGGTATCATCAAATTCGGGTTAATCTCGACGATGTCCCAAAAACGGCATTTCGTACTCATGAAGGCCATTATGAATTTCTCGTAATGCCCTTTGGCCTTACGAATGCACCAGCTACCTTTTAATTTCTCatgaatcatatttttaaacccTTCTTGCTAAAATTCAtcttagttttctttgatgatattcttatGTATAGCACCACTCTTGAAAAGCATAGGCATCATTTGACCACGGTGCTAGAAATTTTACAACAGCACCATCtttttgcaaaaaaatcaaagtgtgcTTTTCGGTGTCATGAGATTGAATATATTGGTCATTTAATCTCAAGCAATGGAGTCCAGGCTGGccctaaaaaaattgaatcaatgCTAAACTGGCATTTTCCTTCGACCCTTAAGTCCTTACGGGGTTTCTTAGGTCTTACGGGGTATTATCGCAAATTCATAAAGGGATATGGGTCTATTGCTGCTCCTTTGACTTctctatttcaaaaaaattcatttgcATGGAATCTTGCTGCCAAAGAAGCCTTCACTGCCCTTAAAGAAGTTGTGACCAATCCCCCTGTTTTAATTCTTCCAGACTTCACTAACCCATTTACTATTCAATGTGATGCTTCTAGTTGTGGTGTAGGTGTTGTATTAATGCAACAATACATGCCCATTGCCTTTATGAGCCAAGCAATTCATGGAAAGGCGTTGCACCTCTCCACGTATGAAAAGGAATTAATGGCTTTAGTGTTGGCAGTAAAGAAATGGCATTCTTATATTTTGGGGCAGACTTTTAAAGTGCAGACAGACCATCAAAGCCTCAAGTACCTACTTGAACAAAAGGTTGGAACACCAATGCAACATAAATGGCTTACTAAACTGTTGGGATTTGATTTTGTGGTTGAATACAAGAAGGGAAAAGAGAATCTGGTAGCAGATGCTCTATCCAAGAAATTTGAAGATGCACCAGCCCAATTGGCTGCAGTGTCCTTTCCTTCTCCTAGTTGGATTTCAGATCTGCGTATATCCTATTATGAGGATCCTAAAATACAGAAACTAATATCTATTTTTGCAGTTAAACTCCTGGATGAGTCTAAATTTCACATGAAGGATGGCCTATTATTTTACAGGGGTAGGCTTTATATTAGTGATTCTGCTATTATAAAAAAACAGTTGCTCAATCTAGCTCATGGAAGTCCTCAAGCAGGCCACTCGGGACTTCATAAAACTCTCCATCGAGCTCGAGCCAATTATTACTGGAAGGGTATGAAAGCAGATGTCAAGAAATTCATTCAAGAGTGTGATGTGTGCCAGTGcaataaaactgaaaatattCACCCAACGGGACTCCTCCAACAATTACCTATTCCTACTAAAGTATGGTAAGATATTTCCTTGGACTTTATTGAAGGGCTGCCTCTTTCTAACAAATTTAGTGTGATTTTGGTCGTGGTGGATAGACTTAGTAAATATGCGCATTTCATTCCAGTAGCGCACCCTTACTCAACTTCTAAAATTGCACAGATTTTTATTGCcaacattttaaaattacatgGCATGCCTAGTTGTATTATCAGTGACAGGGATTCAGTGTTCACTAGTCTATTTTGGAAAGAATTGTTCAAGTTGCATGGGACTGAGCTCAAATTTTCTTCAGCTGATCATCCCCAAACGGATGGTCAAACCGAAATCTTTAACAAGTGTGTGGAGCAGTATTTACGTTATTTTTCATGTGATAAACCAAAAGATTGGTCTCGGTGGTTGCCTATTGCCGAGTGGTGgtttaatacaaatattcaCACGTCCACAAAAATAACACCATTTGAGGCAGTTTACGGATACCCACCTCCACCGTTGTTGGCTCATTCACCGGGAATAGCTACGGTTCAGTCGGTGGAGGACACGTTGAGGAGCCAGGATGAGATTTTGCCCCTTTTACGGGAGAACCTACAAGTGGCACAAGAACGGATGAAGCATTTTGTGGATTTAAGACGACCTGAAAGGAATTTCGAAATAGGAGATTGGGTCTACCTTCGTCTCCAACCGTACAAACAACATTCCGTTGTGAAGCGCAAAAATCTCAAGCTCTCACCCAGATTTTATGGTCCCTATCAGATTGTGGAGCGGATTGGTAGTGTGGCTTATCGATTGGATCTTCCCTCCACCTCCCTCCTTCATCCTGTGTTTCATGTATCAGTCTTGAAGAAGAAGCTGGGTGCTCAAAATGTATTGGTGCCTACGATTCCTCCAATGGCTATTGGGGGTGGGCCACAAGCTGAGCCTGAAGAAATCTTGCAGAGGCACCTCAGGAAGAAGAATGGACGAGCCATCAGTGAGCTGTTGGTCAAATGGAAAGGTCTAGAAATCGATGATGCCTCCTAGGTTGAATTTCATAAGCTGCAAAAAGACTTCCCTGACCTTGAGGGCAAGGTCTTCTGATGGGGGAAGGATTGTCATGGGCCTGTTAGGTCGTGGGGTGGACCTTAGGTGATCTGGACATGGGTCTTGGATGTAAGGCCTTCGGCTTGGCTTCATAGGACTtagtattttctgttaaaagTTTGGTTTTAATGATGCCCAAGTCTTTGGGTAGTCAGTGTAGTCTGGGATATGCagtttattgttgggttgttgAGTCAGAGTCTTTTACACAGTAGTTATTAATTATGGGTTGTTAATTTCCATAAGTTAGTGGGCTGTTGGTTATTTGTAATGTTATTCAAGTTGttattatgaatgaaaattcATGCAGAATTTTATCCAATACTCATATTAGGAGGACTTAGCCCCCTCGAAGAGgctatctatttattttttgttaactaGCCCCTCACAGCCTTTCAGCCCATGCCGGGCAGCCCAACCAACACCTGTCACTCTCTCTGTTTGGCAACACCAAGAACAAAGCATGTCTCCATCGCTCAACCACCAAGAGAGGAAGCTAGTCTGCCTTACACCGTCTTACACCATCATGACTCCTTCCCTTCCCACGGAAAGCGGCTGCCAAAGCCTCCAGATCCTGCTATTGCTACAAGACGAAGTACCATTAAATCACGACAGCCACCATAAGCcatcaaacaaagaaagaacCCATGCGCGTGAACCCAAGGTAGTCACCCCCATATCGTCGGAAACCACCCAAATAGCCCTCAGATTCGCTGCACACAACTTTCCCTCGGTGAGTCTCCGTTGCAAACCATTATCTCCTTTTCCCATCACTTTTCTTCCCTAACGGCATAGAAACTATCTTTGCCTCAAAAGTTCTGCCACAGTCAACCCCAGTCGCACCACCGTCGATCTTCACCCAGACCCGCCACTGCACGTTGCTCTCTCGATGAGTTCGTAGCACGACCCTTCTTTGCCCCagtagttttgttttaaaaatgaattttcataaagCATGTTAGGatgagttttgaatatataatacatttatGCCCCTAATGCTCCAGGTGGGCTTGGAATTACAAGCCACATGGGTTTTGTTTACGTATTAGCTTGGTTTTAATTGAAGTTGGGTtatgttaaataattattaagtaagaataattcttttcatcatCAACTATTCACTGTATACATTCCACTTCttatgaaaagataaaaaataaaaattgttaggtgtggagtgtgaagataaatagtggctgatacataacaaaactcattaAATAAACATGTATGTTATTGAGTTgggttatatttatttacacaaAACCActttataatgttttatataGGCTCAATTTTCATCCAATAAATATGTTAGtacaaaaagtttattttttacagaaaatatttaaggatttttaaattaaattattaagcaTTGAATTATGATTAAACTATAGTAATAGTTTACaagaattaatattaaaaattattaagtctattttaagAACTAAATCTTTAcaccattatttttataaagttcgataaaaaaatatattctttactaaattatatttgaaaggttagatatgatattagtatttaaataattatatgatatcaatatttattaataatagtatattactgaatattttattagattagtttttccaatatgtatttaattaagtaaaataatacGACACGTTTTCCTAAAAAAGTTAGTGACTATTTGTATTTCGTATAGGTAAAGAATTACGAAATAAGAATCAGGAAACAGTACAACGAGGCAAgtaacttgatcataaattaggattagcaCATGCTAGCTAGTTTagatagattattattaaagctAGTTATTTGATAGCCACTTTTTACGTATCACGCATGCCATGATTTTTGCAAGCATGCCATTCATCATAGCATACAATTATGTTAATTTTCCGTATCATGTATAGATTCAACATTATGcagttatttatattagtatgtatgtcatgcatttcacgtcacataagacacgtaagctttCTTAAGTTTAAGTGCAAGATAAAATCAGATCAGTTTAATCAGATTGTCATTTAGATAACGAAGAaagctctctctcccttttctctgTAGAGACTTGCCCCCAGCAAAAGCCCAACCTAGAGAGGGGGGagaaaaggggggggggggggtggagcTTCggcttctccctccctcctcccatCTAGTTAGACCAAAGATTGTGTAGtccttatttttcaatttttgtttgtttatccTTCCTAAGTATGGCAAAATGCTGATCTGCTGTTTTCCAGACCCTAGTGACCACCACGCACCCCATCGCAAGATTCCCAGGCTGCCGATCCTTTAGACCACCGAAGGCTTTCATCAAATCActaaactaatctcaactcaaaacctctttacacttgggatccacaatctttttcaactcaacacctatTTACACATGGGAtctacaacatttttcaacttctcataaatacatctaaatccatattaacatccaaacacatctaaactcatcttaggttggctctacaaaactcactcaaccatctcaatttattactattcataattaaaaaactcaactcaacatataAACGGATGCTTTAGTCAACTCTTTTGTTACGATTTAGAAAAACTATCACGGGAACTTACCTTTAGTACTGGCGTTTTATTTCAATGTTCATGAGAGATGCATTTCGAAATATTACAAGAAAGAAATCGACTATTTAAAAAACTCCATGAGCCAAAAACCATAGACAAAGCATTCATATCTGATGCCTTTGAATCCAGCTTTGGTTGCCAAGGCCATGAATTCTTCTTCGGTCCTTTCCTTTCCTCCTGGGTTTTGAGTCAGCATAAGCACATCAAGTTGTGAGGTGACTCTCATAGAAGTGCTAACCTCGGGCATCTTGGGAAGAACTGCCTCCACAACTACTACATTCCCATCATTTGGAATTGCTGCATAGCAGTTTTTCAGAAGCTTCACGCAGTGTTCGTCACTCCAATCGTGAAGTATCCACTAGAATATTATCCAATTATATATGGCATCACATATCTTGAATAAGAAATGCTGCtctttatcatatattttataattcttggTCAAATTCACTGATCATGTGATATATTTGAAGTagttttataaatcaaatacttgtatataatatagaagTCATTTAAAATGTGAGACTTCAAATTGGTACGACTATATATGAATGACAATAAATTCGGAATGTATTTGGATGACAAAGGGAATTAAGATTGGGTTTGGGTAGCGATGTATTCTCAGGTATTCTGTGAATGAtagtgaaaaaaaatgatagaatagtgaatagtagtgaaaaataggtcaaaagtaataataaaataatgaatactaGTGAGGTATTTTGAGAATACCTTCTCAGTACGCAAACTAGACAGAATCGTCACCTCGTACTAGTTATATGTCATACATGACAAAATCCCAGCAGAATATGAAACTCACCTTCATAAATATTACATTTGCTTTAGGAACGCTTTTGAACATATCCCCTCCTACATGTTCCACTCCTGCAACAAGAGTTACACGCTTTTTATCTACACAGCTCTTGATTTTACAAACCATGGTGTTTCTCACAACCTATATTATATAGTGATATCTAAGGCTAGAAATATTTGATAGAATTAACCCATGTGAATCTTACATGAGCTAAACATTAAAGGTTACGGTTTCTTGTTATCAACTTTGGATCGAAATGGGTCAATTTGATAAGACACGGTTAATAAACGAGTCAATTATAGGCCAACCCTTAAACAAACAATTGACCAACATAATctgtataaattaaaattatctattgcgaatttaaaccttgaaatttaaaatacccTTTTACTGCTTTCTGTTTcttcgttttaaaaaaatcaccaaattTAATTTAGACATGCACTCAAAATTTAGGGTATATTCTTAATTGTTGTCATGAATATTTACTCATTCTGTGAAATGATAATAGCCGTATGCAGTATAATATATGATCTAAGATCACATGAAAGTACTGTGTTAATCGAATCAACCCATTTATATTAAACATGCCATTAAAATAGGTTGAAACATGTCACTTTCAAGTCAATTCAAAGTAATAGGTTTACTTTGAAGAGAGTTATGGGGATGTCAATTCAAAGTAAGACCACatgattaattaaatgaatatgGGATTAGAATTAAACAAAATTGGAAAGGTGGAGTATTATGATCAAATTTCATACCTGGATAAGATGGGGCATGCTGTATAACATGAGGCAAGTCGAAATTAATGCCCTTAATATGGGTATACTTGGAAGTAATTAAGTTGAGAGAGACTCCTAGACCACCGCCAACATCGACCAACTGCTTGAGTGTCTCGAAGCCCTTGTAGCACTCGAGGATCTTTTTAATAACCATTGTAGTGGGGTAGAGCATAGCTTTGTTAAAAACCTGATTAAACTTGGGGTCCAAACCAGGATATTCGAAAGCATTTATGCCATGAACCCTATTGAATGGAATTCCTCCCTCAAGAATCGCACCTTTCAGTTGGAACCTATGAATACTAGGGTTAGATACTATATTTGATTAAGTAATACTATACATTACACCATCATCCTACTTTCATCTCACTATGTAAGGATGTGGCTtatttatcaccattggataataaagaattatctaataaatgatcattcaatagtaataaatgtgtcacatcatgTATAGTGGGATAAAAGTGAGATGGTGGTGTGGTGTGTAACATTTTCCTATTTGATTTGAAGCATAATTATATCAGAggctaaaaaacaaaaacaaggatGCATCAATTGTAATAGCTTATGGTAGATGGagagaatataatacaaaatacaaataattaaatcgaCATCTTTCCATCagttttaaacttttgagacaaatGGTGATTTCATATAGTATCAGAGCAAATGTCCTGAGTTTGAATCATGACTCTACATTCTAccccattttaatattttacgtGTTGAGTCACCCATTAAGGCGAAGTCTGGCCCACAAGTGAGGGaaaatgttaagaatataatacaaataattaaatctatatcttccatcagtttaaatttttgagacaagTGGTAATTTTACAGATAGATAGTGAGAATGATAGGTCTTGGAGATCGAAGTAGTGGACATACCATAGCATAAGAAAATAAGTAATTGGTAAACTTGTGGTGGTATTTTATTGATCATGTATGATAATCTCAAACTAAATAGCTTGTCGAAGAAATGGCCAAAACAATTACGGTTGTTTGAGATCAGAATATAACATCAAGGAGATGCATACGGCCATGATTCTTAAGAAACTTAAAACCTTAAATAATGATTTGGAAAATCATCATATTGaccttgaaatatttttttaaacatggtGGTTATCTTAATATTGATTATTAAAATCTacttttagaattaaaaagaatttaggcaaataaaaattaatattccgATTTAAAtctaaatcatataaaataaaatgtacttttCTAGTGATAACTTCAAACAAGGAAGAAGACGTTTATAAAAGAAGACCTCTACAAACATGAAGGAATCGGATATACACTTTCTTGGAACTTCTCTAACTACACTCTCTTgggaaccccccccccccctctcgaTTTCTACCGGAACAACATATTATTCAACTTCTTCTCAATcctattttctttattgtattGAGAGTTACGTGACATcatgaaaaattgtaaaataactAAACATAATGGATTTCACCTTCAAACTCGTTGATGTAGGCCTTTTGATGAATCACGTAAATCTCTATACCTCTCCCtcgatttatatattatgtgctttatttatatttatttattaagaggATCGAATCAACATCAAAGCATCATCTTGGGCCATTCGATCATATTTTTGGCCTCTGACTCGGTTGAAAAATTGCATCAAcattattgataatatatacTACTTGCTTTAATAGACTGAATTTTTTCAAGACTTACTTTAGTAAACACCCACTATATATGTCACTatagatattaaataaattagtcatactatttattaaaataatattaaaaattctaattaataattttgtctctaaaaagttgaaattttaaattttaataactttttgatatattatgtttaatataaatatttgttatattaaaACTAGAAAAAGGCTTTTGAAAGTAGCCTAAAGTCGAAGAGGAGTGCTATTCTCACCGAATTGGGTTTGCAatgtgtatatttatttttaatttttataaaaaaaattttgtgtatttaagaaatattaaaaaaataaacaaacataaatactaaaaataaaaattcgatAAAAATGATAGTAAACTTTATCGGTACACGTGTATCATTCtcttaagagaaatgatagttataatcGTGAGTACTTAATAACTGtccaatcactttgaaaaaataaataaacacgagatctacataaaaaaaattatttttttaataatagactctactcctatatttcatttctttatttgtttgtttgttgagtTTCCTTCACTTCCATTTCAATCCGGTATCAACTTGGTACCACCATGCATACGACTCCACGACTTCATTAAGCATTACTCTCCTCCTAAGCCAAAATTCCTAAGAAAAAAGACCGGACGACCTCGAACAAACAGAGAGCAACCAAGAACAGAGTGTCAGGACAGCACTAATGCTAATCATCTTACTTGTTTCATGCACATTCCAATCAGATTGTAGCAAATCGATTTCACCCGAACAATATTTCACCAAATCCTAATCATCTTATCTTGTTTGATTATATTCTTGTCGGATTTGCAACTCCTATAAAGAATTTTAACTCTTACGTATTCGATCACGACAAAGCTACGTTAGAATATACAcacagaattaaaaaaaaatacaaaatttatataaaaataataatttttttaataataaatttcatttatttgtaaaagGAACGTGTGTGCATGATTgtatctaataataaaaataaaataaaaatatgagtaaaagaTAGGTACGGACCAGCTATCTACGAAGACCTTGTCTTGAAACAAAGCCATCAAATGGCCGAACGAGATCCCATCTTCGTCAGGGATAAACTGTTTAGACACAGGAGAAAGAGCGTAGAGCCTCTGAAAAATCCCAGCGTCATCAGCACCTGCAGAGCATCTTACCACGGAATGGCTGGCCAGCATCCTGAGGATGCGGTCCAGCATCTGGGGGGCCTCAGGATTGGTGGTTGGCATCTCTGCCACAATCTGCGAGGAGGAGAGCTTGGCTCCATGACCTGCTTTGGCCAGAATCTCGAAAACGCCGAGCTCAAT is a window from the Juglans regia cultivar Chandler chromosome 7, Walnut 2.0, whole genome shotgun sequence genome containing:
- the LOC109019628 gene encoding caffeic acid 3-O-methyltransferase-like, with product MMASLTESHSLNNLDGDQKEEDESFLYAGQLVNSLVLPMALHTAIELGVFEILAKAGHGAKLSSSQIVAEMPTTNPEAPQMLDRILRMLASHSVVRCSAGADDAGIFQRLYALSPVSKQFIPDEDGISFGHLMALFQDKVFVDSWFQLKGAILEGGIPFNRVHGINAFEYPGLDPKFNQVFNKAMLYPTTMVIKKILECYKGFETLKQLVDVGGGLGVSLNLITSKYTHIKGINFDLPHVIQHAPSYPGVEHVGGDMFKSVPKANVIFMKWILHDWSDEHCVKLLKNCYAAIPNDGNVVVVEAVLPKMPEVSTSMRVTSQLDVLMLTQNPGGKERTEEEFMALATKAGFKGIRYECFVYGFWLMEFFK